The Stigmatella aurantiaca genome includes the window TCGACGAGGCGGTGCGCCGCGGCTGGCAGTCGTTCTCGTGCATGAAGTGCCCGCTCTACCAGAACGTGGCCCCGCCCCAGATGGGCATCGAGGCCTACGCCACGCAGCGCCGGCCCATCTAAGGGGCACGGGGTTCAAGGCCTGGCTCACCGGGGCGCGGTGTAGATGACCACCACCCAGTAGCGGTCCTTGCCGAAAGTCTTCGAATCGCCGCGGAGGACGCCCACACCCGCCTGCGTGTTGCGAGCATCCATGAGGTTCTTGGACTCGGGCAGCGCGGTGGGGTCCTCCGCCACGTAGAAGTCCGCGGCCGCGGTGCCCACCTGGGGCAGGGCCTGGAAGACGCGCTCGTGCAGCGAGGAGCCGGGCAGCTCCGCCTTGGGCGTATCGCGCTGGAGCGCCCGCCGCACGTGGTCCTGGGCAATCTGCTCCAGCACCAGGCTGCGCTCGAGCGGCGGCAGCTTGGCCTCCTTGCGCTTGGTGGCGATGGCCTTGTACGCCTCCTCCACCGGGTTTCCCTTCAGGGGCGACACCGCCGTGGAGAACACCTCGGTGACGATGGCCTGGGGCCGCCCGTCCACCGTCTGGAACACCACCCCGATGCCCACGTGCGTGAAGGGGGCCGCGAGCAGGTTCTTGCGGTGGCCCGGGCTGTGCTCGATGCCGAAGTGCGCGGCCACGGGCCCCGCGGCCATGCCCAGGTTCTCCCCGGAGCCGCGGAAGGCAGGGCCCGCGGCCTCCATGCGCCCGCGCAGGTCCGAGCCGTCGGGTGCCACGTGGGCGAAGAAGCCCTCGCGCGCCATGCGCTCGCTGTAGGCCTGGGCCACCTCCTCCAGGGCGCTGTCGGGGACCAGGGGGTTGAGCCGGTGGGCCCGGCGCAGGCTGTTGATTCGGGAGACGATGGCCTGCCGGGCCTCGGGCAGGGTGGTGGGCTCGGCCACGTCCTCGGTCTCCGCGCGGCCGCGCTGCCGGGGGCCGCCCACGTCCACGAAGAAGAGCGCGACGACCTCGGGACCCTTGGTTCCCCGGCCCAGCACCTCCACGGTGTAGCCACCCGCCTGGGCAAAGGGGATCCGTGCACAGAACACGGGGCCGTCCTGCCGCGACAGCGCGATGCGCTCCACGCTGCCCTCGGGCAGGGTGACGAAGACCTCCGCGGCGTTCAGGGGCGGCACCAGCTCGCCGCACAGCGTCTGGGACACCCCGGCGCGCGGGAAGGCGCGGGGGAAGCGCTGGAGCTCCGCCTTGCGCTCGGTGAGCAGCATCACCAGCGAGGCGCGCTCGCCCGCGGTGGCCACGCCCACGCCGAAGTGGGTGGCGGGCTCGGCGCTGAAGTCCTTGCGCGCCAGGAACGTCTCGATGGCGTGCGCGTGCACCCAGGCACGGATGACGAAGGTGCGGGGGCTCGGGTCGGTGCTGCCTGAGTCGCTGACCGCCAGCGTGAGCGCGTGCAGGTCGGGCGCGCCGGTGGGCAGCTGCGGGCCCAGCGCCTCCCGGGCCAGGCGGCGTGCCGCCTCGGTCAGCGCCGCGTCCCGGGCGGGCAACCGGCGCCCCACGCGCTCGAACTCGCGCGCCACGTGGAGGGCCGCCTGCTGCTCCATGGCCTCGGGCGCCAGCGGGGTGGCCGCGACCAGGGCGCTCAGCGCCAACGCGAACATCATTCGTGGCCCAACCGGAAGGACAGGGCCGTCACCTTTCCGGGCCCCAGCCGCTCATTGAGCCGTTCGCACAGGGAGGCCTGCTCCCGCGACAGGGTCTGCGCCCACTCGGCGCTTTCCACGGTGACCACCAGCGTTCCTCCTTGCAGGGAGTAGGGAGAGGTGTGCTTGGCGATCTGCGCACCGACCGCCGCGGCCCAAACCGGCATCAGGGACTGACCCTTCCCGGATTCTTCGGCCAGGCGGGCCAGGAGCCGGGGCAGCAGGGCCTCCAGGGTCTTCGGTTCGTGGCGGGACATGGCGGGCAAATCATCGGACGGCTCCGGGGGGAAAGCCACTGCCAGGCCGTGTCGCGGAGCGGTTCGCCTGCTTGTAAGGTGCGGCAGTTCCCTGCCGGGAACAGGGAGCCGTCGATGAGTGCACACACCCGCGCGCCGTTGCTGCTGGGCCTGCTGGGCGTGTGCCTGGCCTGGGCAGGGTGCGCCCAGCAGGACGCCGATGGGTTCGGCCCGGGAGGTGGCAACGAGGCCCCCACTCCGAGCAGCCCGTGCTCCGTGGACGAAGATTGCCCGGATCCGGCGCTTTTCTTCTGCAACGCGGCCACCTCGCGGTGCGAGGCCTCGTGCCGGACGGCCCTGGACTGTGGCGCGGAGCGGCGGGGGACGTTCGCCCTCGGCGAGTGCGACCGCAACCCGCTGGGCTGCCAGTGCGACGAGGGCAAGTGCGTGCTGGCCCTGTGCGCGGAGGATGCCGCCTGCGGCGCACAGGTGTGCCGGAATGGACGGTGTGTGGCCCCGCCGCCCGCCGCCCAGGCGGCCACGTGCCAGGTGACGCCCGCGTTCGCCGTGGGCCGACAGGGCACGCAGACGCGCTTCAGCGTGACGGTGAACGATGCCCAGGGGCAGCCCCTGGTGCCGGGCGGGGGCATCGCCTGGAAGGCCTCCAGCGCGGCGGTGACCGGGGAGGAAGAGGGCACCGAGGCCCTCTTCACGGTGATGACGCCGGAGCGGGCCCTGGTGCGCATCGAAGCCCAGGTGGGCAATGCGCGCTGCTCGGCCCAGCTCTCCCTCCTGGCCGCGGAGGTGGAGGCCCACCGCGTGCGCGTGGTGGTGACGGAGGAGCTGTCCGGGACGCCGCTTCCGGACGTCCTCGTGGGCGTATCCAACGCGGAAGGGGCGCTCACCGGCACGGGCACAACGGACGAGGAGGGCGTGGCGCTCGTGCCCGCCTCGGACCGGATGAACCTCACCGCCTTTCATCCGGAGTACGGCTACCTCACGCTGGCGAACCTGGACGGGGAGACCGGCGGCCGCGAGGTGCGGATGCCCCTGCGGCGCAACCCGCTGGAGGTCCACGGCGGCATCCGGGGCCAGCTCCAGAACCGGCCCGTGGGCCCGTACCTCCACATGGGCCTCATCGGGCTGTCCCTGCCCGGCCAGGGGGTGGACCGGGTGGAGGCGCAGCGCCGGGGGCCCCGGGAGGCGGTGACGTTCGAGCTGAGCGGCCAGGTGCGCACGTGGTCCCTGCCCACGAACGTCACCCTGGCCACCCCCACCACGGCGGCCCAGGTGGCGTACGGGGTGCCCGGCCTGGAAGGCGGCTGCGCCGAGGCGCCGGTGGCGGCCACCGGGGAGACCCCGGGCAGGCGCGCCCCCCGGTGCGGACTGCGCACGGCCTGGGCGCTGGCGGGGGACGTGCCCACCGCCGAGCTGCCGCCGGATCTCTTCGGCGCCTCCCAGGACACCACCCAGCTCCTCGCCCAGACCATCCCGCTGCTGCGGCACTTCCACTCCTCGGCCGTGCGGGATGTGCGCTTCGCGCTCGAGCCCATTCCGGGGGCCTCCCAGGGCCTGCCCGATTTCCGCGACACGCGGCATTACACCGCCGTGGATCTGCCCGCATCTCAGATGCCGCTGGGGTTCCCGTTCGTCGTGCGGGTGCCCTCGCTCCCGGTGTACCGCGGGGCCTTCCTGAACCATTCCTTCGTGGTGGGCGCCGTGGATGTGCCGGGACGGGGGCGGGTGCCGCTGGGGCTGGGGCTCGCGGTGAACGTGGCCCCCGCGGATCCCAACACGGACCTCCAGGCGGGCCTGTCCGCGCCCGGGCTCGTCGCGGTCCGCATGGCCCCCGCGCACCACGGCCTGGAGGGCCATCCCTACCGGCTGATGGTCCTGGCCAGCACGCACGCGGCCACGCTGGAGGAACCGGCGGGCCAGGCCATGAGCGGCGTGGTGGAGCCGCTCGCCGCCCCGCTGTTCGATCCCCGGGGCCTCACGCCGGTCACGCTCTCCAGCGGCTTCCTGCCCATCCCCGAAGGGGCCCGCTACAACTTCGAGGCGGTGCCCTCCGGGATGCTCCAGGGCCGCCAGTTCTGGTTCACGAACAGCTCGGGCCGGGTGGGCACGTTGCTCCGGGTGAGCTTCACCAACCGGTTCGGCCGCCAGTGGACAGTGCTGTACGAGCCCTCGCTGGAGACGCCCTCCGTGCGGCTGCCGGTGCCGCCCACGCCCTTCGAGGACCGGACCTACTTTGGCGACCTCACCGGGACGCGCTCCCTGCTGTGGGTGCAGGCGCTCGCGGTGCGCGCGCCGGAGGGCAAGCGCCTGAGCCTGGCGATGCTCGCGGAGGGACAGACGGCATCGCTGGCCCAGCTGGATGCGTTCACACGGGCCTTCTCGGTGCTCGATTACCGCCGCCCGGAGCTCACCTGGCTCACCCCGGAAGCAGACGGGCTGAGCGTGCCGCGAGGCTCCACCGTCCGCGTGCGCGCCACCGGCTTCCACCTGGGCCCGGCCCCGGAGGGCGAGGGCTTCGTGCAGCTCTCCTTCGTGGGTGGCGTGGGCTGCGAAGGCCAGACGGTGCGGGGCGAGCGAAACACCGCCGGGGACGTGGAGCTGCGCCTGCCCTCCGCGTGCTCGGGAAACGACGTGTCCCTCACGGCCACGCTGGTGGATTCGAGCGGGCTGCCCCTTCGTCCGCCAGTGGCCTACACGCGCCGGATTCACATTCTTTGAATCTTTCCAAGACCTCCCCGAGTATGGGGGAGCTCGGCTGGCTTTCTCGAATTTCGAGATGATACCCTTGTCCGGGTATGGCGCAGAGAGAGACCGTCATCACGCTCATCTCGAAGATCTCCGATCGTCCGGTGAACCTGGACGCGGCGCTCGTCGTCATCTACGGCATGGATCTGGGGCGGAAGTACGACTTGTCCCGGAACGAGATTGTCATCGGCCGTTCCTCCAAGTCGGACATCCCGTTGGATCAGGAGTCGGTGAGCCGCACGCACGCGCGCATCACCAACACCGTGAAGGGCGTCCACATCGAGGACCAGGGCTCCACCAACGGCACGTTCGTCAATGATCACCCGGTGACGAGCCCCCAGGAGCTGCGCAACGGGGACCTGGTGAAGATCGGCCGGACGATCTTCAAGTTCATCGCGGGCGGGAACATCGAGGCGGCCTACCACGATGAAATCTACCGGCTCACGACGATGGACGGGCTGACCCAGGTCCACAACCGCCGCTACTTCGACGAGCAGCTCGACCGCGAAGTCTCCCGCAGCCGGCGCTACGAGCGGGCGCTGTCGCTGGTGATGTTCGACGTGGACCACTTCAAGCACATCAACGACAAGCGGGGGCACCTGGCCGGAGACTACGTGCTCAAGCAGTTGGCCTCCGCGGTGCGCGTGAACATCCGCCGGGAGGATGTCTTCGCCCGCTACGGGGGCGAGGAGTTCGGAATCCTCCTGCCAGAGGTGGATGCCAAGGGCACCCGGCTGTTCGCGGAGAAGGTGCGCCAGAAGGTGGAGCAGACGCACTTCACGTTCGACAAGCACCCCATCTCGGTGACGATCTCCCTGGGCTGCGCCCTCCTCCTGCCGGAGCACCGCGAGCCGGGAGATCTGGTGCGCGCCGCGGACGAGAAGCTCTACGAGGCCAAGAACAAGGGCCGCAACCGCGTCTGCGGTTGAGGCCCCTGGCCCGGCCGGCCGCTCAGCCCGCGAAGACGGAGCGGCGCTCGCGCAGCAACGCCTGGAGCATGCCCTGGATGGACTCGCGGGTGCGCTCGGTCAGCCGCTGCACCTCGGCCAGATCATTCGCGGCATCCTGGCTCAGGCCCTCCATGCTGATGGGCTCCCCGAAGCGCAGCGTCCACTTGGCGGGCAGGGGCAGGGGCCCCGTCAGCGGCAGGTACGGCACCCCGAGAAAGCCCGCAGGGATGCGGCCCAGCAAGGGCGAGGTCTCCTCGGAGCCGACGATGGCCACCGGGATGATGGGGGCCCCGGTGCGCAGCGCGAGCTTGACGAAGCCGCCCCGTCCGAAGCGCTTGAGCTGGTAGCGCTGGGCGAACGGCTTGCTCATCCCCTGGTAACCCTCGGGGAACACCAGCACCGGCCGCTGCTCGTCCAGCAGCCGCAGCGCGTTCTCGGGGCAGGCGCGCACGGCGCCCAGCCGGTTGAAGATCGTCCCCAGCACGGGCGCGTGGAAGATCTGATCCTCCACCAGCCAGCGCGGCTCCCGCAGCTCTGGACGCTCCCGGAGGATGGCCTGCGTGGCCACCAGCCCGTCGAAGGGCAGGGCGCCGGAGTGGTTGGCCACGAGGATGGCCCCCCCTGCGGGGATCATGTCCACGCTCTGCAGCGTGACGCGCCAGTAGCGATCGTAGAGGAAGTCCAGCAGGGGCTGGAGCTCCGACACCAGCTCCGGATCCCGCCCGTACTCGTCCAGGGACGTGCTGCCATAGGTCCCCAGCCCCGCGCGCATGGCGTTCACCACCCCGTGCGCCGCCTCCAGCGTCCGGCTCATCGAGGCGCTCGACAGCGCCTGGAAGACAATGTCCTTGGCCAGGGCGAACACGCTGCCCGGCGGCGTGGCCGTCACCTGCTCGGCCTGGAGCTGCTCCGGGGAGAAGGGCTCTTCCTGCTGCACCTCGGGCTCCTCCGGCGCGGGCACCAGGGACAGGGGCGCCTTGCGCGTGGGAGGGAACTCATCCTGCGACGGGTCGGGCACCTCCTCGGGCGTGTCCTCGGCCTCCGCCGGTGCCTCCGCCGACGCGCCAGGGGCCTGGGCCGAGAGGGCCACGCCCAGGACCGCCTCCGCGGTGGCTTCCGCGGCCTCGGCGACCACGGCGGTGGCCAGCTCCCGGTTCCACGCGGCCTCCAGCGAGTTGGGCTCCGGGGCCGTTCCCTCCAGGGCCTGCTGCGCCCCGAGCGTGAGCAGGGTGGCCACGGCTGTCTCCGCGGCGGCCTCCGCGGCGGCCTGGGCCGCCTCGATGGCGGGGGCGGTGGCCATCACCGCGTCCACCTCCTGCTCCCGCGCGGCCTGGGCCGGCACGGCCTCCTGGGATGCGGCCACCTGGGGGAGGGGCTCGGCCCGGCGACGGCGGGAGACCTCGGGGGCCGCGGGCTCCCTCAACCGCGGGAGCGCCTCCTGCGCGGGGGCGGACGTCCGGGCCGGTTTGCGCTCCCGGGGCGGCTTCGCGGCCTTGGGCGGCGCGGCCTTGGGAGAGGCGGCCTTGGGCGGCTTCGCGGCCTTGGGCGGCGCAGCCTTGGGAGGGGCGGCCTTCTTCGCCTTGCTCCGGGGCGGAGCGGCTTTCTTGGACGCGGCCGCCTTGGGAGCCTCCGCGGCGGGGGATTGGGGCTCGTTGGAACGCTGCGCGGCACCGCGCTGAAACGGGTCGTTCCCGAGCACACCCTTGGTGGCCATGACTCAGCTCCTCCTCAGCGCCGCGGCGGCGTCCCGGGCGTGATGGATGGGGATGAAATTGAGCTCGTTCTCGGCGCGCTCGCCGTCCGCGACCAAGCTGTAATGGATGTAGTCGAGCAGGGCGATCGGCAATCCCGAGGCCCCGACCGCATCCATCACGTGCAAGGCTGTCCGGAACAGGGGCCCCGGCACGGGCAGTGGCCGGGCTCCCGCCTGGTAGACCAGGCCAGAGAGCGGCAACACGCCCTGGCCCACGATGTTGAACTCCCCGGAGGCATTCGCCGTGAGCGCCAGGTGGAGCGCCCGCGCGGCATCGTCCTCGTGGACGGCCTGCCAGAGCGGATCAAACCCCATCAAGGTGGGCACCACGGAGCGGCGGAGCATGCGGGTGGCGGGGTTGTCCACCGAGGGGCCGAGCACGGGGGCGAAGCGCAGCACGAGCACACGCGTCGCCGGGTGGCGCTCGCGGAAGGCGCGCACCTGGCCCTCCACCGCCACCTTGTCGGTGACGAAGCGGCTCAGGGGGCAACCGGTGAGGGGGGCCTCCTCGCGCAGCAGGGCCGGGTGCTGGCCCCGGGCGCCGTAGACGGCGGTGAGCGAGGGCACCACGAGCCGGGGCACCCGCACGCGGCCCGCGGCGGCCAGGACGTTGATGGTGCCGGCCACCTCCAGCTCGTGCGCCACCGAGCCGGTCATCATGGGCCCGAAGGGGAAGGCCAGGTGGTAGAGCGCATCCACGGGGTTCTCGGACAGGGCGTCGGTCAGCTCGCTCTCGGCGTCGTGGCGCGTGAGGTCCACCCGGTGGAACTCCACCTTGGTGCCTCCCGGGTTGGCCACATCCAGGACCACCACGCTCTGCACGGCGGAGTCCGCTTCCAGCCGTGGCAGCAGCAGCTTGCCAAAATCCCCACTGGCGCCGGTGACGGCGACGCGCAGCCCCCTCTTTCCTGCCTGGGTCGCATCCATATTCCGGGTCGAAGGTGTTAGCCCAACCGGCGCTGGATTGTCAGCCTTTCGAGCAAAGAAAGGGGGCCAACGCGCTGGGTGTTGCGAGCCATGTCCTACCCTGAGAGGCTGCATCGCACCATGGCCCGCATCGCCCGACTTCGTGACGACCTCATCAACAAGATCGCCGCCGGCGAGGTGGTGGAGCGCCCCGCCTCGGTGGTGAAGGAGCTGGTGGAGAACGCCCTGGACGCGGGGGCCCGCACGGTCCAGGTGGCGCTGGAGGGTGGCGGCCTGCAGCGCATCGTCGTGTCCGATGATGGACATGGCATGGGGCGCGAGGACGCGGTGCTGTGCCTGGAGCGCCACGCCACCAGCAAGCTGCGCGAGCTGGACGACCTGGAGAACCTCGCCAGCAAGGGCTTCCGGGGCGAGGCGCTGCCGGCCATCGCCGCCGTGTCCCGCTTCACCCTGCACACGGCCGAGCCCGACGCGGAGGTGGGCACGCGGGTGACGGTGGAGGGTGGGGCGGGGATGCACGTGGAGGAGGCCCCGCCGCGCGTGGGCACCGTCATGACGGTGGAGGACCTCTTCTACAACACGCCCGCGCGGCTGAAGTTCATGCGCCGGGGGGAGACGGAGCTCAAGCACGTGGAGGAGGCCGTCATCCGGATCGCCCTGGCGCACCCGGAGGTGTCCTTCCTGGTGGAGCACGGAGGGCTGCCGCTGTTCACCAGCCCCGCGTGCCCGGAGGACCCCACCGAGCGCATCGCCGCGGCGCTCGGCACGGACGTCCACCCGCACCTGTTTCCCGTGGAGGAGCGGCGGCTGGGGCTGAGCGTCACCGGCCACATCGCCTCCCCGGAGTACACCCTGCCCACCGCCCGGGGCATCTACACCTTCGTCAACCACCGCTACGTGCGGGACCGGGGCCTCATCGGCGCCATCCAGCGCGGCTACCAGGAGTACCTGCCCTCGGGGCGCCAGCCGCTCGTGGTGCTCTTCATCGACGTGGAGCCCCACGCGGTGGACGTGAACGTGCACCCGCAGAAGATGGAGGTGCGCTTCGCGGACTCGCGCGGCGTGTACGACGCAGTGCTGGCCGCCGTCGTCCGCACCATCCGGGCCGCGCCCTGGCTGGGCCCCACGCCCCCAGGAGAGGCGGACCCCCGGCGCCAGGCGGCCCACTATGCCCAGGCGGTGGAGCGCTTCCTCACCCGGGCCCAGGAGGCCACCTGGGGCGCCCCCTTGCCGCTGCCCTCCGCCGCGGACGCGCCCACGCCGCTCGCCCTGGTGCCTGCCGCGCCGGTGCCCATGAGCCGCGCCCCCGCCTTTGGCCAGGCGCTGCCCCAGCTCAACGAGGCCCCGCCGCCGGGGTACTTCGCGGCGCTGCGGCCCCTGGGGACGCTGGGCGGGCGCTTCCAGGTCTGCGAGGGGCCCGGCGGCACGCTGGTGGTGCTGGATCCCCACGCGGCCTTCGAGCGCGTCCGGCTGATGGGCTTCTGCCGCATCCTGGAGGAGGGCAAGACGCCGCCCCCCTCGCTCTTCGGTACCACGGTGGAGCTGCCCGTGCCCGCGGCCCGGGCCCTGGTGGGCGGGCGCGAGGCCCTGGCGCGGCTGGGCATCGACGCGGAGCCCTTTGGCGGAACGAGCTTCGCGCTCAAGACGGTGCCCCCGGGCCTGGAGGGCGCGGACCCGCGCGCGCTGCTGGAGGCGCTGGCCCAGGCACTGCCCCCCGCCGGGACGCCGCCGGACGCGGTGGGCCTGGCCGAGGCGCTGCGGGTGATGGCCTGCCATGCGGCCCAGACCGCCCCGGAGAAGCTCTCCGACGCCCAGCTGCGCGCCCTGCTGGAGGAGCTGGACACGGCGGACTTCCACCCCACGTGCCGCCACGGCACGGTGGTGGTGCTGGAGATGCCCCTGCTCGAGCTGGAGCGCCGCGCCCGCTGAAGCCCCGTGCCGCACCCGGCCATAAAATTGACGCTCCAAGGGTCACTGTTACGGTGCGCCACATTCCTGTAGCGCGGGTGGAAACGAGGACGGATGCATGCGCGGTGTCATCACCCTCCGGGACGTGCTGGCCAACCTCGGCGTCGTGCTGCGGGAGTTCGGCGCGCTGTGCGTGGTGCGGTGCCTGCTCGCCTCGGTGCGCCGTCAGCGCACGACCTTCCTGGACATCGCCGTGCGCGGAAGGAGGCCCTGATGCGCTGGGGCTTCGCCCTCGCCGCGGCCCTCTGCGCCCCGGCCGCCTTCGCCAGCGAAGACGGGCCGCTGCGGGAGGGCGTGGGCCGCATCACCGTGCAGGGCGGCTGGCGGCTCGTCGCCAACGATACTTTTTATGACCGGTACGCCTCGCGGCCGGAGAACGCCGGGCTGGAGCCGTCTCCCCGCTCCCAGGGCAGCCCCATCGGCATGGCCACCTTCGCCTATGCCATCACGGATCTGGTGGAGCTGGGGGTGGATCTGTTCGGCACCCTGGAGCGGCTCCAGCTCACCGGCCAGCCCCGGTTGACCACGATCTCCTATGGGGCCCTGCTGGGGCTGCGGCTCCAGGGCGGCCTGAACGTGGGCCCCGAGGGGCTGGTGCCCTTCGTGGGCGTGCTCACGGGACCGCTCCTGGCCTCGGCTGCTTTCCAAGGGCAAGCGGCCAAGGAGACGCTCATCCAGGCCTGGGGGGCCACCGTGGGGGCGACGTTCCGGCTGACACCTGTCTGGGGCCTCACCGCCGAGTACCGTCTGGTGCGAGCCCGGGGGGCGGTCGAAGCACCCGGCCGGAGATTCGGAACATTCAACGCGGGGGGCAGTTGGTTCGGTCTGGGCATCACCTACACCTTCCCCCCAGGCCCCTCCGAGCCCAGCCGGAGGTTCTAGCTGGGCGTCAGGCACCTGTCCCCCTGCCTGCTGACAGGAAGGGGCGGGAAATGAGTTTTTTCCAAACCCTGTTCCGCTGCCGGAAAGTCATTGATCCGACAGGGGAACTTTTAGAATGCGCGAGCCGGTCGAAGTCGTTTCCGGGCCCAACAGAAAGATGTCCATGGCATCCGAGCACAAGCCAGAGGTTGACAAGGAACTGTCGGAAATCCGCAAGGAGGTGATCGAGGCGCGCAACCTCGTCATCAAGACCGACAACCTGCTGAAGAACCTGCACGCCGAGGTGAAAGCCGTCGGCAAGCGGCACGAGGACTTCCAGAAGCGGCAGTGGATCTCCTCGGGGGTGGCCTACGCCCTCTTCGCCATCCTGGCCGGGGGCGGCGCGCTGCTCATCAGCAATGCGCGCACCTCCACCGCGGGCGCCGAGCGGGAGCGGCTGGAAAAGATGGTGACCGACCTGACGTCGGAGCTCGAGAAGCAGCGCACGGAGCTGGCCGCGAACCAGGGCGCCCAGCGCTCCGCGGCCGAGGTCTACAAGCTGATGACGACGCTGCCCGGCGACGAGCGGCTCAAGGGCATCGACGCGCTGGTGAAGCTGGACACCACGCGCCTGTCCGGCCTGGAGCGCCAGGCGCTCAACGATCGCGCCACGCTGCTGCGCAAGGAGATCGGCGACGCCGCCTTCGAGCGTGGCAAGGCCGCCTTCCGCCGCAACGACATGAACGGCACCGTGGAGGACCTCTCGCGCTTCATGGCGATGAACCCCACCGAGGCGGACGCGCTGGATGCGTCCTTCTTCCTGGGCGCCGCCTACAACAACCTCGGCAAGCACGACAAGGCCGTGCCACTGCTGGCCCGCTTCGTCGATGGGGACAAGCGCTCCAAGACGCGTGACTACGCCATGGTGCTGCTGGCCCAGTCCTACCAGGAGACCAACCAGGTCGAGAAGGCGCTGGCCACCGTGCGTGACGCGATCGCCAACTACCCGGCGACCCAGTACCTCGGGGCGATGCGCGCGCGCCTGAACTCCGCCAAGCGCCAGCTGGCGGGCCCCGACGCGGCGCCCGCGGTCCCCGCGCCCGCCGTGGCGGCGCCTGCGCCTGCGGCCCCCGCACCCGCGGCGCCGGCCCCGGCGGCGCCTGCGGGCCAGTAGTCCAGCGTTTCTACTCCCCATCCCACGGGGGGATGGGTGTTGCCACGCGGGGCCCACGGTCGTAAGACCTGGGCCCCGTGTCCGTTCCCGACCCCCGCAGTTCCCAGTACCGTCCCTTTCGCGCCGCCACCTACGGGACCTACCTCGTCTTGGTGACGGCCTTCTGCTTGTGGCTCATCGTGAACGTCAGCCGGTCGGTGGCGGCGATGACGCCCGAGCATCTGCCCGCGGCCGGCGAGGTGCTCAGTTACGCAGAGTGCCTCCAGGGCGCACAGCGGTTGTGGACCGAGCTCGAGAGCGAACGCGAGAAGCTGGTGCGCGCCTCCGAGATCGCTCCCCGCGATGTGGATCAGCAGTGGATGCGCGTTCGCACCGGCTGGCTGGAGAAACTGCGGATGCAGGAAAGTCAGTGTGCCCTGGGCTCGCGAGACCGCTCTGAATTGCGCACTGTCTTCCGGCGCCTGGACGAGGTGCAGGACCTCTACACGATTCATGCCGTGCAGTACGCGGGCGAGGTGGGCGGCGCGGTGGATGCGCTCCAGTCGGCCTTTGCCGCCGCGCGTCTGAAAAGCAGTCCGCGCTCCCCGTGATTGGCTTCATGTGAGTGTTTCACATAGCGGGTTGGGTTGGACCCCGGGGATGTAAAGACAGACCCCAGCGGCAGCATCGGCCTGTGTTTCAATCGTGCAGAGCGATTGGATTCACCAGGAGGCGAGCGTCTCTTTCCGTTGCGTGTCACGTATCGCTGTTAACGTAGCGATGGGACCTCTTCTCATGGCGTGCATTGGGCCATGGCTGAGGTCCCGCGAAGCCAATACAGTGGTCTTACGAAAGGAGTCGCCCATGAGTGAGTTGTTGGCGTCGACGGACGTGAAGAAGCCGCACGTGCAAGAGATGGCGCATCAGTGGGAGGCGCATCTGCATTCCGAGTTCCAGGCCAAGAGCACGGATGAAGCGCTGGCAACCATGACGGACACGCCCCGCGTGAACATCGTGCCCTTGATGGTGGGAGGGTTGAACTCGGAGGAGCTGAGGGTCTTCTACTCCCAGCACTTCCTCAACCAGCTCCCGCCGGACATCGCCTTCGCGCCCATCACGCGCACCGTGGGCCAGGGCCGGATCGTGGATGAGTTCGTGCTGAAGTTCACTCACTCCATCCAGATGGACTGGATCCTCCCGGGCGTGCCCCCCACCAACCGGTGGATCGAACTGGCCATGGTGGTCATCGTCCAGTTCAACCCGCAGGGAGACAAGATCGAGTCCGAGAACCTCTACTGGGACATGGGCTCCATCATGCTCCAGGCAGGCCTCATCGATGCATCGCTGCCGGTGCGCGGCGCGGATCACGCACGGCAGGCCCTCAACCCGGTCATGCCGATGAATGAGCTGATTACCCGCGCTCAGGGCTGAGCCCCTCGCCCCACCTGCTGCTCCCAGAAGCCTGTCCGCCGGCCGCGCATGCGCCGGGGGATGGGCTTCTCTAGCGTGTGGGGAGCGTGGCCGTGTAGTCCCCGGCGCTGTCGGCCACCGTCTGGGCCAGC containing:
- a CDS encoding CAP domain-containing protein; this translates as MMFALALSALVAATPLAPEAMEQQAALHVAREFERVGRRLPARDAALTEAARRLAREALGPQLPTGAPDLHALTLAVSDSGSTDPSPRTFVIRAWVHAHAIETFLARKDFSAEPATHFGVGVATAGERASLVMLLTERKAELQRFPRAFPRAGVSQTLCGELVPPLNAAEVFVTLPEGSVERIALSRQDGPVFCARIPFAQAGGYTVEVLGRGTKGPEVVALFFVDVGGPRQRGRAETEDVAEPTTLPEARQAIVSRINSLRRAHRLNPLVPDSALEEVAQAYSERMAREGFFAHVAPDGSDLRGRMEAAGPAFRGSGENLGMAAGPVAAHFGIEHSPGHRKNLLAAPFTHVGIGVVFQTVDGRPQAIVTEVFSTAVSPLKGNPVEEAYKAIATKRKEAKLPPLERSLVLEQIAQDHVRRALQRDTPKAELPGSSLHERVFQALPQVGTAAADFYVAEDPTALPESKNLMDARNTQAGVGVLRGDSKTFGKDRYWVVVIYTAPR
- a CDS encoding DciA family protein, with protein sequence MSRHEPKTLEALLPRLLARLAEESGKGQSLMPVWAAAVGAQIAKHTSPYSLQGGTLVVTVESAEWAQTLSREQASLCERLNERLGPGKVTALSFRLGHE
- a CDS encoding GGDEF domain-containing protein → MAQRETVITLISKISDRPVNLDAALVVIYGMDLGRKYDLSRNEIVIGRSSKSDIPLDQESVSRTHARITNTVKGVHIEDQGSTNGTFVNDHPVTSPQELRNGDLVKIGRTIFKFIAGGNIEAAYHDEIYRLTTMDGLTQVHNRRYFDEQLDREVSRSRRYERALSLVMFDVDHFKHINDKRGHLAGDYVLKQLASAVRVNIRREDVFARYGGEEFGILLPEVDAKGTRLFAEKVRQKVEQTHFTFDKHPISVTISLGCALLLPEHREPGDLVRAADEKLYEAKNKGRNRVCG
- a CDS encoding lysophospholipid acyltransferase family protein — protein: MATKGVLGNDPFQRGAAQRSNEPQSPAAEAPKAAASKKAAPPRSKAKKAAPPKAAPPKAAKPPKAASPKAAPPKAAKPPRERKPARTSAPAQEALPRLREPAAPEVSRRRRAEPLPQVAASQEAVPAQAAREQEVDAVMATAPAIEAAQAAAEAAAETAVATLLTLGAQQALEGTAPEPNSLEAAWNRELATAVVAEAAEATAEAVLGVALSAQAPGASAEAPAEAEDTPEEVPDPSQDEFPPTRKAPLSLVPAPEEPEVQQEEPFSPEQLQAEQVTATPPGSVFALAKDIVFQALSSASMSRTLEAAHGVVNAMRAGLGTYGSTSLDEYGRDPELVSELQPLLDFLYDRYWRVTLQSVDMIPAGGAILVANHSGALPFDGLVATQAILRERPELREPRWLVEDQIFHAPVLGTIFNRLGAVRACPENALRLLDEQRPVLVFPEGYQGMSKPFAQRYQLKRFGRGGFVKLALRTGAPIIPVAIVGSEETSPLLGRIPAGFLGVPYLPLTGPLPLPAKWTLRFGEPISMEGLSQDAANDLAEVQRLTERTRESIQGMLQALLRERRSVFAG
- a CDS encoding SDR family oxidoreductase; the encoded protein is MDATQAGKRGLRVAVTGASGDFGKLLLPRLEADSAVQSVVVLDVANPGGTKVEFHRVDLTRHDAESELTDALSENPVDALYHLAFPFGPMMTGSVAHELEVAGTINVLAAAGRVRVPRLVVPSLTAVYGARGQHPALLREEAPLTGCPLSRFVTDKVAVEGQVRAFRERHPATRVLVLRFAPVLGPSVDNPATRMLRRSVVPTLMGFDPLWQAVHEDDAARALHLALTANASGEFNIVGQGVLPLSGLVYQAGARPLPVPGPLFRTALHVMDAVGASGLPIALLDYIHYSLVADGERAENELNFIPIHHARDAAAALRRS